Proteins from a single region of Ogataea parapolymorpha DL-1 chromosome IV, whole genome shotgun sequence:
- a CDS encoding Transcription factor zip1 produces MSGFVNPQDFSNIQQGASSSNTNMPDDTPMALLEQLVYVDNFMNNADQNDLSAEPNFDDQLSVELAAFADDSFIFPDEEKPKLKMEYSNSNNNDQFDHFESSDRAQGSIPSTISELLQRPYSQLQNGHVSAPSAQKPELSSESSLPKVTVPRGAQNTLSAAGLSQTQIEALATLIAYHKPDIIQRENSSSESSSGSRNGSESGAQVSSFEPLEASSSSHIVPMSSTVSPDVYSSEPKEYVETDKRRRNTAASARFRIKKKLKEQEMERKLKELTDLSRNLELKIQQLEMENRLLRNLVVEKGSQRDSEELERLRKKARISVDQEGFPKPN; encoded by the coding sequence ATGTCTGGTTTCGTGAACCCCCAAGACTTCAGCAACATACAACAGGGCgcttcctcgtcaaataCGAATATGCCCGACGATACCCCGATGGCTCTATTAGAGCAACTTGTCTATGTAGACAACTTCATGAACAACGCTGACCAGAATGACCTCTCGGCCGAGCCTAATTTCGACGACCAGCTCAGCGTCGAGCTCGCTGCGTTTGCCGATGACTCGTTCATTTTCCccgacgaggaaaaaccAAAGTTGAAGATGGAGTATTCCAACAGCAACAATAACGACCAGTTCGACCATTTCGAGTCCTCTGACCGCGCCCAGGGTTCCATCCCTTCCACCATATCCGAGTTATTGCAAAGGCCCTACTCGCAGCTTCAAAACGGCCATGTGTCCGCCCCCTCCGCGCAGAAACCAGAACTGAGTTCTGAGTCCAGTCTCCCCAAAGTGACGGTGCCCCGCGGTGCGCAAAATACTCTGTCCGCTGCTGGCCTCTCCCAAACACAGATCGAGGCGCTTGCGACACTCATAGCCTACCACAAACCCGACATCATCCAACGTGAGAACTCATCTTCAGAGTCGAGCTCAGGATCTCGCAACGGCTCGGAGTCTGGCGCCCAGGTGTCGTCGTTCGAACCTCTGGAGGccagttccagctcgcACATCGTGCCCATGTCGTCGACCGTCTCGCCGGACGTGTATTCGTCTGAGCCTAAGGAGTACGTGGAAACAGACAAAAGAAGACGCAATACGGCGGCGTCTGCGCGTTTCAggatcaagaagaagctgaaggagcaggagatgGAGAGAAAACTCAAAGAACTTACGGACCTATCGAGAAACCTCGAACTGAAAAtacagcagcttgaaatgGAAAACCGACTGCTCCGAAAtctggtggtggaaaaaggTAGTCAAAGAGACAGCGAGGAACTGGAGCGATTGCGCAAGAAGGCGCGGATCAGCGTAGATCAGGAAGGTTTCCCGAAGCCAAACTAG
- a CDS encoding putative membrane protein, with the protein MKPVVSSGSAWACTLISAFGIVILSIIGALFYNNHETMMGSINDPEDGKAVAKTVFGAVGLYVLFFLFCGCQLWVMKRQQSIQL; encoded by the exons ATGAAACCGGTTGTGTCG TCTGGAAGCGCGTGGGCTTGCACACTGATCTCCGCTTTTGGGATAGTGATATTGTCTATTATCGGAGCGTTATTCTACAACAACCATGAGACCATGATGGGCTCGATCAACGATCCAGAAGACGGCAAGGC TGTGGCCAAGACGGTGTTTGGAGCAGTCGGTCTATACGTcctgttcttcctcttttgCGGATGCCAGCTCTGGGTGATGAAAAGACAGCAAAGCATACAGCTATGA
- a CDS encoding putative secreted protein has protein sequence MVLDRLLSRRPSRRSRDSGVYYYSSPPSQSQSQPSAAYMAANFATGNVSRSNSMNNLSNAAASAALRKHSSTSSLVDHRIAGQRTMSLSSRTFRAPDSYVRRSNSLQSGSYNPNVYRSNSITSSSFKLGNSRTNSLTSNSSRYTTGFTTTTTTTTKKLPSNRHSTPTTIVKTTKEQDADGRTRSITKTTIEQKDGFEIVKTTVVKPSIVENYNDLGSIAEGFDEEFYHEEEPLPKNTQELENIQEEPTEPEKIELIQHGQSEPETHESAESARTHTYRQLTQSKVNPRTSLSPARKILRNPTPDDDSDGQSIYSDANEANPNTVKNNVSEKVTEEIRSYASSTAGNSPVIPQRSAFRAPAAFAPRANSITSNTSSMRKQVKILGPDPSESRYSSSPPAPAAPIHRPTPEELYQQAYQVAMQKVYGDRPSTLLDTESVTEMDADTLKNTLLNSSSSQNGRTMSLTQKPVNPVPETPAYQSNAAGVGFRTHTLRGELDTKEEKKLKAAQHKEEKKKLKELRKEQKGELSELSKQRKSARKNVDELSEKKRIFSFKKKVPSNTAENATDNSITVTLPVEEEHTDNAKPQKSEKAGVGRKFKKFFNL, from the exons atgGTTCTTGACCGTTTGCTCTCCAGAAGGCCCTCCAGAAGG TCGAGAGACTCAGGGGTGTACTACTACTCCAGCCCTCCCAGCCAAAGTCAGAGCCAGCCATCTGCTGCATATATGGCAGCTAATTTTGCTACCGGGAATGTCTCCCGGAGCAATTCAATGAACAATCTGTCTAACGCAGCGGCATCTGCGGCTCTGCGCAAGCACTCTTCTACGTCCAGTCTGGTAGACCATAGGATCGCTGGCCAACGTACAATGTCGCTAAGCTCCCGCACCTTTCGGGCTCCTGATTCATATGTTAGAAGGTCTAATTCTCTACAATCCGGCTCCTATAATCCAAATGTCTACCGTTCCAACAGTATTACGTCCAGCAGTTTCAAGCTGGGCAACTCCCGCACTAATTCCTTGACATCCAATTCCTCTAGATACACCACTGGCTTCACCACCACTACGACCACCACGACGAAAAAATTGCCTTCGAACCGTCACAGCACGCCGACCACGATTGTAAAGACCACCAAGGAGCAGGACGCAGATGGCAGAACTCGATCCATCACGAAAACCACCATTGAGCAGAAGGACGGTTTTGAAATTGTCAAAACAACAGTCGTGAAACCTAGTATTGTGGAGAACTACAACGATCTTGGAAGCATTGCAGAAGGATTTGATGAGGAATTCTATCACGAAGAGGAGCCGCTGCCCAAGAACACCCAGGAGCTAGAAAACATTCAAGAGGAACCGACAGAGCCCGAGAAAATCGAGCTGATACAACACGGACAGTCTGAACCTGAAACGCACGAGTCTGCAGAATCCGCAAGGACCCATACATACCGCCAGCTCACCCAATCCAAGGTCAATCCACGTACCAGTCTTTCGCCTGCACGCAAAATCCTAAGGAACCCTACCCCTGACGACGACTCAGATGGACAATCCATCTACTCTGACGCCAACGAGGCCAATCCTAATACTGTGAAAAATAACGTTAGCGAGAAAGTCACAGAGGAGATTCGATCGTATGCGTCGAGCACAGCCGGTAACTCGCCTGTGATTCCTCAGAGGTCTGCCTTCAGGGCCCCTGCCGCATTTGCACCACGCGCCAACAGCATCACCTCAAATACCTCGTCTATGCGCAAGCAGGTGAAAATCCTGGGCCCTGATCCATCTGAGTCCCGCTACAgttcttctcctcctgctcctgccGCTCCTATCCACAGACCTACTCCAGAAGAGCTGTATCAGCAGGCTTACCAAGTTGCCATGCAGAAAGTGTACGGAGATCGTCCAAGCACGCTGCTTGACACGGAAAGTGTGACAGAGATGGATGCAGATACACTAAAGAACACACtgctgaactcgtcgtcgagccAAAACGGCCGCACGATGTCTCTGACTCAGAAACCGGTGAATCCAGTTCCGGAAACTCCAGCTTACCAGTCCAATGCTGCAGGAGTTGGATTTAGAACTCACACGTTACGTGGAGAGCTGGATACgaaggaggaaaagaaaTTGAAAGCAGCACAGCAcaaagaggagaagaaaaaactgAAAGAACTACgcaaggagcagaaggGTGAGCTCTCGGAGCTGAGCAAGCAACGCAAGTCGGCAAGAAAGAACGTTGATGAGCTGAGCGAGAAGAAACGgattttcagcttcaagaagaaggttcCCTCGAACACGGCCGAAAACGCTACGGACAATTCAATCACCGTGACGCTTCccgtggaggaagagcacACGGACAATGCCAAGCCCCAAAAGAGCGAAAAAGCAGGCGTTGGGCGCAAGTTTAAGAAGTTCTTTAATTTGTAG
- a CDS encoding Steryl ester hydrolase, producing the protein MFEQVKPKLEDLTSVGVIILEQLVSCITWFLPESLISIFTSMVKFIFRLHASSNPLYNRYLKGRNLETDKLLGKIERLREAQYFEELCDIHGFKAQSHLVQTKDGYLLTVHRLDPHENGYRPNGKIVYFQHGLLMNSEIWVLMADTRQNLPFRLCELGYDVYLGNNRGNKYSARHVSLSVNDAAFWDFSIDQFALFDIPATIDHILEINGASQLIYIGFSQGCSQILASISVNHPLNMKISKLVLISPATTPKKLSNWLINSIVNFQPALIYLLFGRKILLKSVFFWKDITYPPFFSKLIDLSNEILFDWKSLNIDPVQKFICYFHLYSTTSVKSVVHWFQIIKSKRFQMYQESELFPAFEYPIHTNIKLSKILLIYGMSDSLVDIQQMTEQLPEFEEYNISVLNNQEMKPELVEVVDNQKVDDTMNSSDGEKLQIVGVENYEHLDLVWGQNIEYYVINNVLEFLSD; encoded by the coding sequence ATGTTTGAACAAGTGAAGCCAAAATTGGAGGATTTGACCTCTGTCGGGGTCATTAtacttgagcagcttgtttCATGCATCACATGGTTCCTTCCTGAAAGTCTGATCAGTATTTTCACCTCAATGGTGAAGTTCATCTTCCGTCTCCACGCCTCGAGCAACCCACTGTACAATCGTTATCTCAAGGGCCGCAATTTAGAGACGGACAAGCTACTCGGCAAAATAGAGAGGCTGCGTGAAGCGCAATACTTTGAAGAACTGTGTGACATCCATGGATTCAAGGCTCAGAGCCACCTCGTCCAAACTAAAGACGGCTACCTGCTGACTGTGCACCGGCTTGACCCTCATGAGAACGGGTACCGTCCAAACGGTAAAATCGTTTACTTCCAACACGGCCTGTTGATGAACAGCGAAATCTGGGTGCTCATGGCCGATACTCGGCAGAACCTGCCGTTCCGGCTCTGTGAACTGGGCTATGATGTTTATCTCGGCAATAACAGAGGGAATAAGTACTCTGCGCGCCACGTTTCGCTTTCAGTGAACGATGCCGCGTTCTGGGATTTTTCAATCGACCAGTTTGCCCTATTTGACATTCCAGCTACGATAGACCATATTCTGGAGATAAATGGTGCTTCGCAATTGATCTACATTGGGTTCAGTCAGGGATGCTCACAAATTCTTGCCTCTATATCTGTCAACCATCCTCTAAATATGAAAATTAGCAAGCTTGTGCTGATTTCTCCCGCCACGACACCGAAGAAACTGTCCAATTGGCTCATCAATTCGATTGTGAATTTCCAGCCAGCGCTGATATACCTGCTTTTCGGCCGCAAAATCCTTCTGAAGTCGgttttcttctggaagGATATCACGTACCCACCGTTCTTCTCTAAACTGATCGACTTGTCGAACGAGATTCTGTTTGACTGGAAGTCTCTCAACATCGACCCAGTCCAGAAGTTTATCTGCTACTTTCACCTGTACTCGACAACGTCGGTGAAGAGTGTGGTCCATTGgttccagatcatcaaatccaagcgGTTTCAGATGTACCAGGAATCTGAACTATTTCCTGCGTTTGAGTATCCAATACACACAAACATCAAGCTGTCGAAGATTCTGCTTATCTACGGCATGTCCGACTCGCTGGTGGACATTCAGCAGATGACCGAGCAGCTTCCTGAGTTTGAGGAGTACAACATATCTGTTCTGAACAATCAGGAAATGAAGCCTGAGCTCGTGGAGGTGGTAGACAACCAAAAGGTGGACGATACGATGAACAGCAGCGATGGAGAGAAGTTGCAGATCGTGGGCGTGGAAAACTACGAGCATCTGGACCTTGTGTGGGGCCAGAACATCGAGTATTATGTGATCAACAACGTGTTGGAGTTTTTGAGCGACTAA
- a CDS encoding Phosphoinositide 3-phosphatase, which produces MEYIKITKVDDVLLFRRGVSHKGTLHLTTHHLIFTLPPSASGMRELWCCYPMIEKVELNRGSSQLYLLDAETHPSLCRGASLRVRCRDFTYLAFDFADLSQCQDVFESIMKLTCIDDIDKVYAFIYTPIKIEVAFDGWNDYQVRSEFQRQGLDMVAGPWRLSSLNSDYRLCRSYPSHTVVPRSISDTILAHSVSFRSKNRFPALTYYYRKNGACIVRSAQPLTGIKQNRSLQDEKLLTEIFATNGHQTTTNLIVDARPMTNAMAQAALGAGTEVMENYPNCKKVFLNIENIHVMRESLNKIKEVLKNSDVSTQLYSPELLIKSGWLDHISNLLKATDLLVKSIHLNGMHLMLHCSDGWDRTSQVASLVQLCLDPYFRTMDGFVVLVEKDWCSFGHRFNERCGHLQRETKFYNYAQNTNFQKIKQLNQHFKHHQNTKLESPVFQQFLDCVYQLLRQHPEKFEFNERFLRRLVYHLYSCQYGTFLYDCEREKKELQLESRTQSVWNYFKSRKREFSNPGYHEEQEIMYPNYNNVRFWHQLFGKSDEEMNGFLNVGRPPKEKEVPTAQQAEGLEKMEVGES; this is translated from the coding sequence ATGGAATACATCAAAATCACAAAGGTGGACGATGTTCTGCTGTTCCGACGTGGAGTCTCGCATAAAGGCACGCTGCATCTGACTACACACCACTTGATCTTTACCCTTCCGCCGTCTGCGTCCGGCATGAGAGAGCTGTGGTGCTGTTATCCAATGATCGAGAAGgtcgagctcaacagaGGGTCGTCTCAATTATACCTATTGGACGCGGAAACACATCCGTCTCTGTGCAGAGGCGCATCGTTGAGGGTGCGATGTCGCGACTTTACGTATTTGGCGTTCGATTTTGCCGATCTGTCCCAGTGTCAGGACGTTTTTGAAAGCATCATGAAGTTGACGTGTATCGACGACATAGACAAAGTTTACGCATTTATCTACACGCCCATCAAGATCGAAGTTGCGTTTGACGGCTGGAATGACTACCAAGTGCGCAGTGAGTTCCAGAGACAGGGCCTGGACATGGTGGCGGGGCCGTGGCGACTGTCGTCGCTCAATAGCGACTATCGGCTTTGTCGAAGCTACCCGTCGCACACGGTGGTCCCGCGAAGCATCAGCGACACCATTCTCGCGCATTCCGTGAGTTTCCGGTCCAAGAATAGATTTCCAGCATTGACATACTACTACAGAAAGAACGGAGCGTGCATTGTGCGCAGTGCGCAACCATTGACCGGAATCAAGCAGAATCGGTCGTTGCAGGACGAAAAGCTGTTGACAGAGATCTTTGCGACAAACGGGCACCAAACAACGACAAATCTGATTGTCGACGCACGGCCAATGACTAATGCAATGGCCCAGGCCGCTCTGGGCGCCGGCACAGAGGTGATGGAAAATTATCCCAATTGCAAAAAAGTGTTTCTCAACATCGAAAATATTCACGTCATGAGAGAAAGCCTAAATAAAATAAAGGAGGTACTGAAAAACAGCGATGTGTCCACACAGCTGTACAGTCCTGAGCTGTTGATCAAATCGGGGTGGCTCGATCACATTTCAAATTTGCTCAAGGCTACAGACTTGCTCGTTAAATCGATCCACCTCAACGGAATGCATCTTATGCTACACTGTTCTGACGGCTGGGACAGAACGTCGCAGGTAGCGTCGCTGGTACAGCTCTGTCTTGACCCGTATTTCCGCACTATGGACGGATTTGTGGTTCTGGTAGAAAAAGACTGGTGTTCTTTTGGCCATCGTTTTAACGAGCGGTGCGGCCATCTGCAACGAGAAACTAAATTCTACAACTATGCGCAGAACACaaatttccaaaaaatcaagcagctcaaccAGCATTTCAAGCATCATCAGAATACAAAGCTGGAAAGCCCCGtgttccagcagttcctcGACTGTGTGTACCAGCTACTACGCCAGCATCCAGAGAAGTTCGAGTTCAATGAGCGCTTTCTGCGCCGTCTCGTGTACCATCTGTACTCCTGTCAGTACGGAACGTTCCTGTACGACTGCGAGCGtgagaaaaaggagctACAGCTTGAAAGCAGGACACAGTCGGTGTGGAACTATTTCAAGAGCAGAAAGCGAGAATTCAGTAATCCTGGCTACCAtgaggagcaggaaataATGTATCCGAACTATAACAACGTGCGGTTCTGGcaccagctgtttggcaagagcgacgaggagatgaaTGGGTTTCTGAATGTAGGGAGGCCCCCgaaggaaaaagaggttCCGActgctcagcaagctgaaGGTCTGGAAAAGATGGAAGTTGGCGAATCGTAG
- a CDS encoding ATPase yields MFNILRTAIPSTRQAFLRRLHVDTLPFRRAAEPPGPSDLVLTDPYQIYRAYLASDLLQPDVHQHRAALEFQKLYFRLKDYVPDDKELQMNNLVRQLEMRYDQQHAGLLYRTIGYRQVWGDRKAEKERKELVRVLSDEEELYNIPAPQGLLVNGEVGCGKSMLLNIFADSLPVERKLRIHYNNFILWVYAEIHSIYERRKRESHSKHSFLWLENEFILLEVASKMIRNHYVLMLDEFMLPDLASAKIVKILFTYFFKLGGVLVATSNRLPEELYSTDFNKTQFQSFERVLKMRCQVFDMNSDCDYRMQLIDRGSRPHLVVKEHPEHEKKWQELVDSVVTEKPTETHFLSYGRYIRVPAQTDGVAVFKFDELCGDSYYGPSEYISLASRFHTLVVDQIPVLTTKKRSEARRFITLLDSLYEARCNVVFRMDVEPSRLFFPDMRQTDDGRSNNQQILEEEMFARTQLYLENPYRPNVQSYEEGKNEFTQSQVETNFKDIGKFTGEDEMFAYKRAVSRIYEMTYGRHWRTGQWLGPQMVRPWERTKSEDAAESTKKTEPEPPKQAPVFNQHHFWSMGSWKNKSRWIKDELARRWMAEWKE; encoded by the coding sequence ATGTTTAATATTTTGAGAACGGCTATCCCGTCGACGCGGCAAGCTTTCCTGCGCCGACTCCATGTCGACACGCTTCCATTTCGCCGAGCGGCAGAGCCTCCAGGCCCTTCAGACCTCGTTTTGACCGACCCGTACCAGATCTATAGAGCCTATCTTGCCTCAGACCTTTTGCAGCCAGACGTGCACCAACACCGTGCTGCCTTGGAGTTCCAGAAGCTCTACTTCCGGCTCAAGGACTACGTTCCTGACGATAAGGAGCTACAGATGAACAATCTCGTGAGACAGCTGGAGATGCGGTAcgaccagcagcacgcGGGGCTGCTATACCGCACTATCGGCTACAGACAAGTCTGGGGCGATCGCAAGGCCGAGAAGGAGCGCAAAGAGCTTGTGCGCGTGCTGAGCgatgaggaagagctgTACAACATTCCGGCTCCGCAGGGACTTTTGGTGAATGGAGAGGTTGGGTGCGGCAAGTCGATGCTGCTCAATATTTTTGCCGACTCGCTGCCTGTTGAGCGAAAGCTGCGCATCCACTACAATAACTTCATTTTGTGGGTGTACGCAGAGATCCATTCGATCTATGAGCGCCGCAAACGAGAGAGTCATAGCAAACACAGTTTTCTGTGgctggaaaacgagttCATTCTGCTCGAGGTGGCCTCGAAAATGATCCGCAACCACTATGTGTTgatgctggacgagttcaTGCTGCCGGACCTGGCGTCggccaaaatcgtcaagATTCTGTTCacgtattttttcaagcttggTGGAGTTTTGGTAGCAACCTCCAACAGACTGCCCGAGGAGTTGTACTCGACAGACTTCAACAAGACGCAGTTCCAGAGTTTCGAGCGCGTTCTTAAGATGCGCTGCCAGGTATTTGACATGAACAGCGACTGCGACTACCGGATGCAGCTGATTGACCGCGGTTCTCGGCCGCATCTTGTGGTGAAGGAGCACCCggagcacgaaaaaaaatggcaaGAACTGGTGGACTCGGTGGTGACCGAGAAACCTACAGAAACGCATTTCCTCAGCTACGGCCGCTACATCCGTGTTCCTGCGCAGACAGACGGCGTTGCTGTGTTCAagttcgacgagctgtGCGGCGACTCGTACTACGGCCCTAGCGAATACATTTCTTTGGCTTCAAGGTTCCACACACTGGTGGTCGACCAAATACCCgttttgacgacgaaaaaaagGAGCGAAGCCAGACGGTTCATCACGCTGCTCGACTCGCTGTACGAAGCACGCTGCAACGTGGTGTTCCGCATGGACGTTGAGCCGTCTCGTCTGTTCTTCCCGGATATGCGTCAAACAGACGACGGGCGGTCCAACAACCAGCAGATCCTCGAGGAAGAGATGTTTGCGCGGACACAGCTGTATTTGGAGAACCCGTACCGGCCGAACGTGCAGAGCTACGAGGAGGGTAAGAACGAGTTCACACAGAGCCAAGTGGAGACCAATTTCAAGGATATTGGCAAATTTACCGGTGAGGACGAGATGTTTGCATACAAGCGTGCAGTGAGCCGGATCTATGAGATGACATACGGTCGCCACTGGCGCACGGGACAGTGGCTTGGACCGCAGATGGTTCGGCCGTGGGAGAGAACAAAGTCGGAAGATGCTGCTGAGAGCACAAAAAAGACAGAGCCGGAGCCACCTAAACAGGCTCCCGTGTTCAATCAGCACCATTTCTGGTCGATGggcagctggaaaaacaagagCAGGTGGATCAAGGACGAATTGGCAAGACGGTGGATGGCGGAATGGAAGGAGTGA
- a CDS encoding Glyoxylate reductase 1 — MSTVKVLRFGPIRYAQEAWQKLEQRPNVEVVESGASSREEFLKELNDGKFKDVNVIARTFESVKQTGLLDKELLTLLKEKTSLKAISHNGAGYDQVDAVECGKLGIQVSNVPSIVDAATADTHIYLLLGALRNFQDSTLRMLQGKWPTEKCAGTPVGHDPEGKVLGIYGMGGIGRAVRDRAKPFGFRKILYHNRNRLAPELEQGAEYVSMDELLRQSDVISINIPLNSATRHSINKDTIAKMKDGVVIVNTARGPIVDESAILPALKSGKVGAFGSDVFENEPHVNMELIRQPNVVSLPHMGTHTVETMKAMEEFVVKNVETFVDQGKVLSIVPELKGKF, encoded by the coding sequence ATGTCCACAGTTAAAGTTCTTAGATTTGGACCAATCAGATACGCCCAGGAGGCGTGGCAGAAGCTCGAGCAGAGACCCAACGtcgaggtggtggagagcGGGGCTTCGTCCAGAGAAGAGTTcctcaaggagctcaacgaTGGTAAATTCAAGGATGTTAACGTCATTGCGAGAACGTTTGAGAGTGTCAAACAGACTGGACTGCTTGACAAAGAGCTACTCACCctgctgaaggagaagacCTCTCTCAAAGCCATCTCGCACAACGGTGCTGGGTATGACCAGGTGGATGCTGTTGAGTGCGGCAAGCTTGGAATCCAGGTGTCTAATGTTCCTTCTATCGTCGACGCGGCTACTGCAGACACACACATTTACCTTCTTTTGGGTGCCTTGAGGAATTTCCAGGACTCGACGCTGAGAATGCTGCAGGGTAAGTGGCCGACCGAAAAATGTGCCGGCACTCCAGTTGGCCACGATCCCGAAGGCAAGGTGCTTGGAATCTACGGAATGGGCGGTATTGGCCGTGCAGTGAGAGACAGAGCCAAACCATTCGGGTTCAGAAAGATTCTCTACCACAACCGGAACCGTCTTGCTCCGGAGTTGGAGCAGGGTGCCGAATACGTGAGCATGGATGAGCTTCTGCGCCAATCGGACGTGATCTCAATCAATATCCCGCTCAACAGTGCCACGAGACATTCGATCAACAAGGATACCATTGCCAAGATGAAAGACGGCGTGGTGATTGTTAACACTGCCAGGGGCCCTATTGTTGACGAGAGTGCCATCTTGCCTGCTCTCAAGAGCGGAAAAGTGGGTGCTTTCGGATCGGACGTTTTTGAAAACGAGCCCCACGTCAACATGGAGCTGATCCGGCAGCCGAACGTGGTGTCGCTGCCTCATATGGGAACACACACGGTCGAGACGATGAAGGCCATGGAGGAGTTTGTTGTCAAAAACGTCGAGACCTTTGTTGACCAAGGCAAGGTGCTGTCGATTGTTCCTGAGCTGAAGGGTAAATTCTGA
- a CDS encoding N-lysine methyltransferase SEE1, which translates to MDTTKLNHSKLGTKEYWDNFYKLEKENFAENPDDTGECWFADSGAEEKIVDFVFSNLDPNVSICDLGTGNGHLLFEILQEGWKGQLVGVDYSEASVQFAKTIAKTNDLNVEFYQSDILNLEDQFLKTNAGNFDLVLDKGTLDAIALSDNLYDGKTGQEVYPDTVKILLKKNAVLLVTSCNFTQDELIKVITASGNFEVWKTVEYPVFEFGGVKGSAICTVAFRRR; encoded by the coding sequence atGGACACTACTAAACTCAACCACTCGAAACTAGGCACTAAAGAATATTGGGACAATTTCTACAAACTAGAGAAGGAGAACTTTGCAGAAAATCCAGACGATACGGGCGAATGCTGGTTTGCAGACTCCGGGGCCGAGGAGAAAATTGTAGACTTTGTGTTCTCGAATCTCGATCCTAACGTCTCCATCTGCGATCTTGGTACGGGAAATGGACATCTACTTTTTGAGATCCTACAAGAGGGCTGGAAAGGACAACTCGTGGGAGTTGACTACAGCGAGGCCAGCGTCCAGTTTGCCAAGACCATCGCAAAAACTAACGATTTGAATGTAGAATTCTATCAAAGCGATATACTCAATCTGGAGGACCAGTTTCTCAAGACCAATGCGGGAAATTTCGACCTGGTATTGGACAAGGGCACATTGGACGCGATTGCCCTCAGCGACAACCTGTATGACGGCAAAACAGGACAGGAAGTGTATCCAGACACGGTGAAaatcttgttgaaaaaaaatgcggTTTTGCTGGTCACGTCGTGCAATTTTACCCAAGACGAGCTTATCAAGGTGATAACTGCTTCAGGCAACTTTGAGGTTTGGAAAACTGTCGAGTACCCGGTATTCGAGTTTGGCGGAGTCAAAGGCTCGGCCATATGTACTGTTGCATTTAGACGCAGGTAA